From Mycolicibacterium nivoides, a single genomic window includes:
- a CDS encoding MmpS family transport accessory protein: MIVDGPASGRGDRATRRPRGGTFLQKGWLPLVTVIALGVGSVAVWKVHQMSEPGPVPSVLTAQAPEQFTPKRLTYELFGTVGNGGMLSYVDINGHPHKVDITELPWTHTETTTLTVVSGSISAQVAGGDVGCRMLVNDVVRDEQSSTHAEADVTCRVKSA; encoded by the coding sequence ATGATCGTGGATGGACCCGCAAGCGGGCGAGGCGACCGAGCGACCCGGCGCCCACGAGGCGGAACCTTTCTGCAGAAGGGCTGGCTCCCCTTGGTCACCGTCATCGCGCTCGGTGTCGGTTCGGTGGCCGTCTGGAAGGTGCATCAGATGTCCGAGCCGGGACCCGTCCCGTCCGTGCTGACCGCGCAGGCGCCCGAACAGTTCACCCCCAAGCGGCTCACCTATGAGTTGTTCGGGACCGTCGGCAACGGCGGGATGCTGAGCTACGTCGACATCAACGGCCATCCGCACAAGGTCGACATCACCGAGCTGCCGTGGACGCACACGGAGACGACGACGCTCACCGTGGTGTCGGGCAGCATCTCGGCGCAGGTCGCCGGTGGCGACGTGGGGTGCCGGATGCTGGTGAACGACGTTGTGCGCGACGAACAATCGTCGACCCATGCCGAAGCCGACGTCACCTGCCGGGTGAAGTCCGCGTGA
- a CDS encoding intersectin-EH binding protein Ibp1, whose protein sequence is MATFPISMRRLIFAGGFALAAAAAPAIAAFSVPVSSGPAIACPTGEEEDLYSGACVPHTVPNSPGPFSATPANPDLPSVNVPGGGGSIPCTGANSGECIGLAEEQQAQGPQPVPESTVGSSPTVHGSIG, encoded by the coding sequence ATGGCGACCTTCCCGATCTCGATGCGACGACTGATCTTTGCCGGCGGATTTGCACTCGCTGCGGCCGCCGCCCCAGCGATCGCCGCGTTCTCCGTACCCGTGTCTTCCGGCCCGGCGATCGCCTGCCCGACGGGCGAAGAGGAAGACCTCTACAGCGGCGCGTGCGTGCCGCACACCGTGCCGAACTCTCCCGGCCCGTTCAGCGCCACCCCGGCCAACCCCGACCTGCCCTCGGTGAACGTGCCCGGCGGCGGCGGCTCCATCCCGTGCACCGGCGCCAACTCGGGCGAGTGCATCGGCCTGGCCGAGGAACAGCAGGCTCAGGGGCCGCAGCCGGTCCCCGAGTCGACCGTCGGCAGCAGCCCGACCGTGCACGGTTCCATCGGCTGA
- a CDS encoding (2Fe-2S)-binding protein gives MHELPVAVSVNGCGYQGVVEPRVTLADFLRDNCGLTGTHLGCEHGACGACTVLLDGQAVRSCLVFAVQVDGQEVTTVEGIAAPDGQLSPVQAALKECHGLQCGFCTPGFVTSITAMLRDNPNPSDEEIREGLSGNFCRCTGYQGIVNAVHRVCEHAETDAELKPLAQQ, from the coding sequence ATGCATGAACTGCCGGTTGCGGTTTCGGTCAACGGGTGTGGCTACCAGGGTGTGGTCGAGCCGCGGGTGACACTCGCCGATTTCCTTCGGGACAACTGTGGTCTCACCGGGACCCATCTCGGCTGCGAGCACGGTGCCTGCGGCGCCTGCACGGTCCTGCTGGACGGGCAGGCAGTCCGGTCATGTCTGGTGTTCGCGGTTCAGGTGGACGGTCAGGAGGTGACAACGGTCGAAGGTATCGCCGCCCCGGACGGTCAACTGTCTCCGGTTCAGGCCGCCCTCAAGGAGTGCCACGGCCTTCAGTGCGGCTTCTGCACACCGGGATTCGTCACCTCGATCACCGCGATGCTGCGCGACAACCCGAATCCCAGCGACGAGGAGATCCGCGAGGGGCTCTCGGGCAACTTCTGCCGCTGCACCGGCTACCAGGGCATCGTCAACGCCGTGCACCGGGTCTGCGAGCACGCAGAGACCGACGCCGAGCTCAAGCCTCTAGCTCAGCAATGA
- a CDS encoding YdeI/OmpD-associated family protein, translating to MKFSTTMFQDGNNTGIEVPAEVVDALGAGKRPAVVVDVNGYRYRSTIAPMGGKFLIPFSAERRNESGMGGGDAIDVDLTVDTEPRTVEAPDDLRAALAESPGAAAKWDSLSYSKQKAHVTSVQGAKAAETRARRIAKVIAELEA from the coding sequence ATGAAGTTCTCGACGACGATGTTCCAGGACGGCAACAACACCGGTATCGAGGTCCCTGCCGAGGTGGTGGACGCGCTCGGTGCCGGGAAGCGCCCGGCCGTCGTGGTCGACGTGAACGGCTACCGATACCGGTCGACGATCGCCCCGATGGGCGGCAAGTTCCTGATTCCGTTCAGCGCCGAGCGTCGCAACGAGTCGGGGATGGGCGGCGGCGATGCCATTGACGTCGATCTGACGGTCGACACCGAACCACGCACCGTGGAGGCTCCCGACGACCTGCGGGCGGCGTTGGCTGAGTCACCGGGCGCTGCGGCGAAATGGGACAGCCTCTCCTACAGCAAGCAGAAGGCGCACGTGACGTCGGTGCAGGGCGCCAAGGCCGCAGAGACCCGGGCCCGGCGCATCGCGAAAGTCATTGCTGAGCTAGAGGCTTGA
- a CDS encoding enoyl-CoA hydratase, giving the protein MVSSDDEARQVEYETLDEGRIARIWLNRPNAQNAQSRTLLVQLDEAFGRAEADDAVRVVILAARGKNFSAGHDLGSEEALAERTPGPTQHPTFRSHGATAAGVTERTYLQEWHFYFENTRRWRDLRKITIAQVQGNAISAALMLIWACDLIVAADDAKFSDVVGVRMGMPGVEYYAHPWEFGARKAKELLLTGDSIDADEAYRLGMVSKVFARDELEDKTLEFARRIAERPTMAALLVKDSVNAASDAMGFTEALRHAFHIHELGHAHWASANENRWPVGMPPDVPDWRTLGAPKPARRDTP; this is encoded by the coding sequence ATGGTCAGTTCCGACGACGAGGCCCGTCAGGTCGAATACGAGACACTCGATGAGGGACGCATCGCCCGGATCTGGCTGAACCGTCCGAATGCGCAGAACGCTCAGTCCCGAACCCTGCTGGTGCAACTCGACGAGGCATTCGGCCGGGCCGAGGCCGATGACGCGGTCCGCGTGGTGATCCTGGCAGCGCGCGGCAAGAACTTCTCGGCCGGCCATGACCTCGGTTCCGAAGAGGCCCTCGCCGAGCGCACACCCGGTCCGACCCAGCACCCGACCTTCCGTTCCCACGGTGCCACCGCCGCCGGCGTCACCGAGCGGACCTACTTGCAGGAGTGGCACTTCTACTTCGAGAACACCCGGCGCTGGCGTGATCTGCGCAAGATCACCATCGCCCAGGTGCAGGGCAATGCGATCTCGGCGGCCCTGATGCTGATCTGGGCCTGCGACCTGATCGTGGCCGCCGACGACGCCAAGTTCAGTGACGTGGTCGGGGTGCGGATGGGGATGCCGGGCGTCGAGTACTACGCCCACCCGTGGGAGTTCGGCGCCCGTAAGGCCAAAGAGCTACTGCTGACCGGTGATTCGATCGATGCCGATGAGGCGTACCGCTTGGGCATGGTGTCCAAGGTCTTCGCCCGCGATGAACTCGAAGACAAGACACTGGAATTCGCGCGGCGTATCGCCGAGCGGCCGACGATGGCGGCCTTGCTGGTCAAGGATTCTGTCAACGCGGCCAGCGACGCGATGGGCTTCACCGAGGCGCTGCGCCATGCATTCCACATTCACGAACTCGGGCACGCGCACTGGGCGTCGGCCAACGAGAACCGCTGGCCGGTGGGTATGCCACCTGATGTTCCCGACTGGCGGACGCTGGGGGCCCCGAAGCCGGCCCGGCGAGATACACCATAA
- a CDS encoding NAD(P)-dependent oxidoreductase encodes MKIGFIGLGNMGAAMAANLLKAGHEVTAYNRSPDKVTALAAQGARPAASVADACQGDVVVTMLANDDAVRAVTFGDDGILASLSEGAVHVSSSTVSTALAERLTEAHATAGQGFVAAPVFGRPEAAAAAKLFVVAAGAPATVEKVSPVFDAIGQRTFVLGEDPQAANLVKISGNFLIASVIESLGEAMALVSKAGVDKQQYLELLTSTLFDAPVYRTYGGLLAREEFTPAGFAATLGLKDVKLALSAGEELQVPLPVASLLRDRFLTLLATGGAELDWSAVGALSAWEAGADHPA; translated from the coding sequence ATGAAGATCGGATTCATCGGCCTGGGCAACATGGGTGCGGCCATGGCCGCCAACCTGCTCAAAGCGGGTCACGAGGTCACCGCGTACAACCGCTCCCCCGACAAGGTGACCGCACTGGCCGCCCAGGGGGCACGACCGGCCGCCTCGGTGGCCGACGCCTGCCAGGGCGACGTCGTCGTCACCATGCTGGCCAACGACGACGCGGTACGGGCCGTGACATTCGGCGACGACGGCATCCTCGCCTCGCTGTCCGAAGGCGCCGTCCATGTCTCGTCGTCGACAGTCAGCACCGCCCTGGCCGAACGCCTGACCGAGGCCCATGCCACGGCGGGCCAGGGTTTCGTCGCCGCCCCGGTGTTCGGCAGGCCCGAGGCCGCCGCGGCAGCCAAGTTGTTCGTCGTGGCGGCCGGCGCCCCAGCCACAGTCGAGAAGGTGTCGCCGGTTTTCGATGCCATCGGGCAGCGCACATTCGTCCTCGGCGAGGACCCTCAAGCCGCGAACCTCGTCAAGATCAGCGGCAACTTCCTGATCGCCTCGGTGATCGAATCCCTGGGTGAGGCAATGGCGCTCGTGAGCAAGGCCGGGGTGGACAAGCAGCAGTACCTGGAATTGCTGACCTCGACGTTGTTCGACGCCCCTGTGTACCGCACCTACGGCGGGCTGCTGGCCCGCGAAGAATTCACCCCGGCCGGGTTCGCCGCCACGTTGGGCCTCAAGGACGTCAAGCTGGCGCTGAGTGCGGGCGAGGAGCTACAGGTACCGCTGCCCGTCGCGAGCCTGCTGCGTGACCGTTTCCTCACGCTGCTGGCCACCGGCGGCGCCGAATTGGACTGGTCGGCGGTGGGTGCGCTCAGCGCGTGGGAGGCCGGAGCGGACCACCCCGCCTAG
- a CDS encoding intersectin-EH binding protein Ibp1: MANSPFIARRFVVAAGIAVAIASAPALTVLAMPASGSLASCPSGETEDTFTNVCVPDLVPNSPNAFSPTAGNPNLPSVNVPDGGGSIPCTGANSGECIGLAEEQQAEGPQPVPQSTVGSSPTVHGSIG; this comes from the coding sequence ATGGCCAACTCCCCGTTCATCGCGCGTCGCTTCGTCGTCGCGGCAGGCATTGCCGTGGCCATCGCTTCAGCCCCCGCCCTGACAGTCCTCGCGATGCCCGCTTCCGGCTCACTCGCCTCCTGCCCCAGTGGGGAAACCGAAGACACCTTCACCAACGTGTGCGTCCCGGATCTGGTGCCGAACTCGCCCAACGCGTTCAGCCCGACCGCCGGCAATCCGAACCTGCCCTCGGTGAACGTGCCCGACGGCGGCGGCTCGATCCCGTGCACCGGCGCCAACTCGGGTGAGTGCATCGGCCTGGCCGAGGAGCAGCAGGCCGAAGGCCCGCAACCGGTTCCGCAGTCGACGGTCGGCAGCAGCCCGACCGTGCACGGCTCCATCGGCTGA
- a CDS encoding SDR family oxidoreductase — MELSLKDRTYLVTGGGSGIGKGAAAGIVAAGGNALLIGRNADKLSAAADELNAGLGTSGGSVRYEPADVTNEDEVRRAVDAATAWHGQLHGVVHSAGGSLTIGPITQIDSELWRQTVDLNVNGTMYLIKHAGREMVRGGGGSFVGISSIASSNTHRWFGAYGVSKAAFDHLLKLAADELGPSSVRFNSIRPGLTRTEMVGPVFELPAARDDYEACTPMPRFGEVEDIANLAVFLLSDAAGWITGQAIGVDGGHALRRGPDISGMLEPLYGVDGLRGVVAAD; from the coding sequence ATGGAACTGTCGTTGAAGGATCGCACCTACCTGGTCACCGGTGGCGGTAGCGGCATCGGCAAGGGTGCCGCGGCCGGCATCGTCGCGGCCGGCGGTAACGCCCTGCTGATCGGGCGCAATGCCGACAAGCTGAGCGCGGCTGCCGACGAATTGAACGCAGGGCTCGGTACCAGTGGTGGATCGGTGCGTTACGAACCCGCCGACGTCACCAACGAGGACGAGGTTCGCCGCGCGGTCGACGCGGCCACTGCCTGGCACGGCCAGCTGCACGGTGTGGTCCACAGTGCCGGTGGGTCGCTGACCATCGGTCCGATCACGCAGATCGACTCCGAACTGTGGCGCCAGACCGTCGATCTCAACGTCAACGGCACGATGTACCTGATCAAGCACGCGGGCCGGGAGATGGTCCGTGGTGGTGGCGGCTCGTTCGTCGGCATCTCCTCGATCGCGTCGAGCAACACCCACCGGTGGTTCGGTGCATACGGAGTGAGCAAGGCGGCGTTCGACCATCTGCTCAAGCTGGCCGCCGATGAGCTCGGGCCGTCCTCGGTGCGGTTCAACAGCATTCGGCCCGGCTTGACCCGCACCGAGATGGTCGGTCCCGTCTTCGAACTCCCGGCGGCCCGTGACGACTACGAGGCCTGCACGCCGATGCCGCGGTTCGGTGAGGTCGAGGACATCGCCAATCTGGCCGTGTTCCTCCTCAGCGACGCGGCGGGCTGGATCACCGGTCAGGCCATCGGTGTCGACGGCGGGCACGCCCTGCGCCGCGGCCCCGACATCTCGGGAATGCTGGAACCGCTGTACGGCGTCGACGGGCTGCGCGGCGTGGTCGCCGCCGACTAG
- a CDS encoding alpha,alpha-trehalose-phosphate synthase (UDP-forming), translated as MSPEGGPEAASGNSDFVVVANRLPIDMERLPDGSTTWKRSPGGLVTALEPLLRKRRGAWIGWAGVPDSGEEPIVEDGVQLYPVELSAQDVADYYEGFSNATLWPLYHDLIVKPVYHRKWWDSYVDVNRRFAEATARAAAPGATVWIQDYQLQLVPKMLRMLRPDVTIGFFLHIPFPPVELFMQMPWRTEIVEGLLGADLVGFHLAGGAQNFLVLSRRLVGANTSRASIGVRSRFGEVSYGFRTVKVGAFPISIDSADLDAKARNRAIRQRARQIRAELGNPRKILLGVDRLDYTKGIDVRLRAFTELLEEDRIKRDDTVLVQLATPSRERVESYIAMREDIERQVGHINGEYGEVGHPLVHYLHRPVPRDELIAFFVAADVMLVTPLRDGMNLVAKEYVACRNDLGGALVLSEFTGAAAELRQAYLTNPHDLEGVKDAIEAALEQSPEEGRRRMRALRRQVLAHDVDRWARAFLTALAGAKSD; from the coding sequence GTGAGTCCGGAGGGCGGCCCCGAGGCCGCCTCCGGTAACTCCGACTTCGTCGTGGTGGCCAATCGGCTGCCCATCGACATGGAGCGGTTGCCGGATGGCAGCACGACCTGGAAGCGCAGCCCCGGCGGACTGGTAACCGCGCTGGAACCGCTGCTGCGTAAACGGCGCGGCGCGTGGATCGGCTGGGCCGGCGTCCCCGACAGCGGCGAAGAGCCCATCGTCGAGGACGGCGTGCAGCTCTACCCCGTGGAACTGTCCGCGCAGGATGTCGCGGACTACTACGAGGGGTTCTCGAACGCCACCCTGTGGCCGCTGTACCACGACCTCATCGTCAAACCCGTCTACCACCGCAAGTGGTGGGACAGCTACGTCGACGTGAACCGGCGTTTCGCCGAGGCCACGGCGCGGGCCGCCGCACCCGGGGCCACGGTCTGGATCCAGGACTATCAGCTGCAGCTCGTCCCCAAGATGCTGCGCATGCTGCGTCCCGACGTCACCATCGGCTTCTTTCTGCACATCCCCTTCCCGCCGGTCGAGCTGTTCATGCAGATGCCGTGGCGCACCGAGATCGTCGAAGGCCTGCTCGGAGCCGATCTGGTCGGGTTCCACCTGGCCGGGGGCGCCCAGAACTTCCTGGTCTTGTCCCGCCGCCTGGTCGGGGCCAACACCTCACGCGCTTCGATCGGCGTCCGCTCCCGCTTCGGTGAGGTCTCCTACGGGTTCCGCACGGTCAAGGTCGGGGCCTTCCCCATCTCGATCGATTCGGCCGATCTGGACGCCAAGGCACGTAACCGCGCGATCCGGCAGCGGGCCCGGCAGATCCGCGCCGAGCTCGGGAATCCGCGAAAGATCCTGCTCGGCGTCGACCGGCTCGACTACACCAAGGGCATCGACGTCCGCCTGCGCGCCTTTACCGAACTGCTCGAAGAGGACCGGATCAAGCGCGACGACACCGTGCTGGTCCAGCTGGCCACACCGAGCCGCGAGCGGGTCGAGAGCTACATCGCGATGCGCGAGGACATCGAGCGCCAGGTCGGGCACATCAACGGTGAATACGGTGAGGTCGGGCATCCGCTGGTGCACTACCTGCACCGGCCGGTGCCCCGGGACGAGCTCATCGCGTTCTTCGTCGCGGCCGACGTCATGTTGGTCACCCCGCTGCGGGACGGGATGAACCTGGTGGCCAAGGAGTATGTGGCCTGCCGCAATGACCTCGGCGGCGCATTGGTCCTGTCGGAGTTCACCGGTGCTGCGGCTGAGCTGCGTCAGGCCTATCTGACCAACCCGCACGATCTCGAGGGCGTCAAGGATGCCATCGAGGCGGCACTGGAGCAGAGCCCGGAGGAGGGCAGGCGCCGGATGCGCGCGCTGCGCCGCCAGGTGCTGGCCCATGACGTGGACCGGTGGGCGCGCGCCTTCCTCACCGCGCTGGCAGGCGCGAAGTCAGACTGA
- a CDS encoding RND family transporter gives MSAHRADGQAVARAVRVLAVPIIVFWALLAVSTNTFIPQVERVAEQLAGSMIPSYAPSQVAMLRIGEKFQESTSTSLTMLVLEADRPLDDGDHRYYDDLMNRLKQDPDHVQYVMDLWGKPITAAGAQSVDGKATFVLLRLAGNIGQLQANESVNAVRDLIAHDTPPPGLKVYVSGAAPLASDTLTIANSSLNNITILTIILIVIMLLVVYRSVSTLLVPLVSVLIEMLVAKGVIATLGHFGIIPLSSFAVNIVVALTLGAGTDYGIFLLGRYQEARQAGESREAAFYTAYRSVAPIIIGSGLTIAGACYCLSLARLDYFHTMGPAVAISMLFTIAAALTLAPAILTLGSLFGLFDPKRAVKGHLYRRIATSVVRWPKPVFVASSAVVMIGAVFVPTYRVSYDDRAYQPAAGSANLGFEASDRHFSQSKLFSEMLMVESDHDMRNSADFISLDRVAKSLIRLPGVAMVQSITRPLGRPLEHATIPYLFTTQGSGSGQQLPFTEQQNENTDKQAEIQARSVAVLQQVIGLTQKMSDELHSTVLTLENLKQVTDDMNAGISNLDDFLRPLKNYFYWEPHCFDIPGCWAMRSLFDSLDGIDSLDAQIADAVTSFEAIDRLLPQMISQLERMMADSRSLLGVITNNYGPAHLQSTQTDQTFFDLINVGNDFDQSRSDDFFYIPREAFDNEDVKTGMQLMMSPDGKAARFIVTHEGNAMGPEGIDHVEQFPDAIKAALKETSLAGAKIYIGGAGSNNKDIKAYAASDLLIVAIAAIVLIFLIMLYLTRSLVAAFVIPGTVAFSYAGAFGLSILVWQHLIGLHLHWLVLPLTFIILVAVGSDYNLLLISRVKEETGAGLNTGLIRALGSTGGVVTSAGLVFAFTMLAMLISDLRTIGQVGSTVCIGLLLDTLIVRSFIVPCLLRMLGPWFWWPTFIRQRPLRQRAGRQLPQQQEAGV, from the coding sequence GTGAGCGCACACCGGGCGGACGGACAGGCCGTCGCGCGTGCCGTACGCGTGTTGGCGGTGCCGATCATCGTCTTCTGGGCGCTACTCGCCGTCAGCACCAATACGTTCATCCCGCAGGTGGAACGCGTCGCCGAACAACTCGCCGGCTCGATGATCCCGAGCTACGCGCCGTCACAGGTCGCGATGCTGCGGATCGGTGAGAAGTTCCAGGAGTCCACCTCCACCAGCCTGACGATGCTGGTGCTGGAAGCCGACCGGCCGCTCGACGACGGCGACCACCGCTACTACGACGACCTGATGAACCGGCTCAAGCAGGATCCCGACCACGTGCAGTACGTCATGGACCTGTGGGGGAAGCCGATCACCGCGGCCGGGGCCCAAAGTGTGGACGGGAAGGCGACATTCGTTCTGCTGCGGCTCGCGGGCAACATCGGCCAGCTCCAGGCGAACGAGTCGGTGAACGCCGTCCGTGACCTCATCGCCCACGACACTCCGCCACCGGGGCTCAAGGTCTACGTCAGCGGGGCCGCACCACTGGCCTCCGACACGCTGACGATCGCGAACTCCAGCCTCAACAACATCACGATCCTGACGATCATCCTCATCGTGATCATGCTGCTGGTGGTCTACCGCTCGGTCTCCACCCTGCTGGTGCCGCTCGTCAGCGTCCTGATCGAGATGCTCGTCGCCAAGGGCGTCATCGCCACCCTCGGACACTTCGGCATCATTCCGCTGTCGTCGTTCGCGGTGAACATCGTGGTGGCGCTGACCCTGGGCGCCGGAACCGATTACGGCATCTTTCTGCTGGGCCGCTATCAGGAGGCCAGACAGGCCGGCGAAAGCCGAGAAGCCGCGTTCTACACCGCCTATCGCAGCGTCGCCCCGATCATCATCGGCTCCGGGCTGACGATCGCCGGCGCCTGCTACTGCCTGAGTCTGGCGCGCCTCGACTACTTCCACACCATGGGGCCGGCCGTCGCCATCAGCATGCTGTTCACCATCGCCGCCGCGCTGACGCTCGCACCGGCGATACTCACCCTCGGCAGCCTGTTCGGCCTGTTCGACCCGAAGCGGGCGGTCAAGGGGCATCTGTACCGACGGATCGCGACGAGCGTGGTGCGGTGGCCCAAGCCTGTCTTCGTCGCCAGCTCCGCGGTCGTGATGATCGGAGCGGTGTTCGTCCCCACCTACCGGGTCAGCTACGACGACCGTGCCTACCAACCTGCGGCCGGCTCAGCCAATCTCGGCTTCGAGGCGTCGGACCGGCACTTCTCACAGAGCAAGCTGTTCAGCGAGATGCTGATGGTCGAGAGCGATCACGACATGCGGAACTCGGCGGACTTCATCTCGCTGGACCGGGTGGCGAAGAGCCTCATCCGATTACCAGGTGTCGCCATGGTGCAGAGCATCACCCGCCCCTTGGGCCGGCCGTTGGAGCACGCCACCATTCCCTACCTGTTCACCACTCAGGGCAGCGGAAGCGGTCAGCAGCTGCCGTTCACCGAGCAGCAGAACGAGAACACCGACAAGCAGGCCGAGATCCAGGCGCGTTCGGTCGCGGTGCTGCAGCAGGTGATCGGGCTGACCCAGAAGATGTCCGACGAACTCCACTCGACGGTGCTCACGTTGGAGAACCTCAAGCAGGTCACCGACGACATGAATGCCGGGATCTCCAACCTCGACGACTTCTTGCGACCGTTGAAGAATTACTTCTACTGGGAGCCACACTGTTTCGACATCCCAGGGTGCTGGGCGATGCGATCACTGTTCGACTCGCTGGACGGCATCGACAGCCTCGACGCGCAGATCGCCGACGCCGTCACGTCGTTCGAGGCCATCGACCGGCTGCTGCCGCAGATGATCTCGCAGCTGGAGCGGATGATGGCCGACAGCCGGTCCCTGCTGGGCGTGATCACCAACAACTACGGGCCCGCGCACCTGCAGTCCACGCAGACCGATCAGACGTTCTTCGATCTGATCAACGTGGGCAACGACTTCGACCAATCCCGAAGCGACGACTTCTTCTACATCCCGAGGGAGGCGTTCGACAACGAGGACGTCAAAACCGGTATGCAGCTGATGATGTCGCCGGACGGCAAGGCTGCCCGCTTCATCGTCACCCATGAGGGCAACGCGATGGGCCCGGAAGGGATCGACCATGTCGAGCAGTTCCCGGACGCGATCAAGGCGGCGCTCAAGGAAACGTCGCTGGCCGGCGCCAAGATCTACATCGGCGGCGCGGGGTCGAACAACAAGGACATCAAGGCCTATGCGGCTTCCGATCTGCTGATCGTGGCGATCGCCGCGATCGTGCTGATCTTCTTGATCATGCTCTACCTGACCCGAAGCCTGGTGGCGGCCTTCGTCATTCCCGGCACGGTGGCGTTCTCGTATGCCGGCGCGTTCGGGCTGTCGATACTGGTGTGGCAGCACCTGATCGGCTTGCATCTGCACTGGCTGGTGTTGCCGCTGACCTTCATCATCCTGGTCGCGGTCGGCTCGGACTACAACCTGCTGTTGATCTCCCGCGTCAAGGAGGAAACCGGCGCCGGGTTGAACACCGGGCTCATCCGGGCGCTCGGCAGCACCGGTGGCGTGGTGACGTCCGCGGGTTTGGTGTTCGCGTTCACGATGCTGGCGATGCTGATCAGCGATCTGCGCACCATCGGTCAGGTGGGTTCGACGGTCTGCATAGGTCTGCTGCTCGACACCCTGATCGTCCGGTCGTTCATCGTGCCGTGCCTGTTACGCATGCTCGGACCGTGGTTCTGGTGGCCCACCTTCATCCGGCAGCGTCCACTGCGGCAGCGTGCGGGTCGGCAGCTGCCGCAGCAGCAGGAAGCGGGGGTGTGA
- a CDS encoding mammalian cell entry protein: MRPKLTGLLIGVLAVAFVAFAGIGGSLYWNRVTQRGQETTRAELPVVAADQIPKVFGYDYQTVERSLSETYPLLAPDFRQKFEQDATAKVIPEARKRQLVVQISVVGVGVMTAERESGSVLVYMNRTVTDQSRQPLYDGSRLRVDYRKIGGNWLINAINPI; the protein is encoded by the coding sequence ATGCGCCCTAAACTCACTGGCCTGCTGATCGGCGTGCTGGCGGTGGCCTTCGTCGCCTTCGCCGGTATCGGTGGCTCGCTCTACTGGAACCGCGTGACGCAACGCGGCCAGGAGACCACGCGGGCCGAGTTGCCCGTTGTGGCCGCCGACCAGATCCCGAAGGTGTTCGGCTACGACTATCAGACCGTCGAGCGCAGCCTGTCGGAAACCTATCCGCTGCTCGCGCCGGACTTCCGGCAGAAGTTCGAACAGGACGCCACCGCCAAGGTGATCCCCGAGGCGCGCAAGCGTCAGTTGGTGGTCCAGATCAGCGTCGTCGGCGTCGGTGTGATGACCGCCGAACGCGAATCGGGATCGGTGCTGGTGTACATGAACCGCACCGTGACCGACCAGTCCCGCCAACCGCTGTATGACGGCAGCCGGCTGCGCGTCGACTACCGCAAGATCGGCGGGAACTGGCTGATCAACGCGATCAACCCGATCTAG
- a CDS encoding MarR family winged helix-turn-helix transcriptional regulator — protein sequence MSDTPDSRVEAISAMLVSSADLMWRHLADRKGLSASATLVLVRLNREGPMRVTALAEAEGASQSGMTQLVQRLEQQGLVERCDDPDDGRACLVKVGEGGRRLWDERADIRKRRIATLLAGLPDDDQVTLWLAAQVAARLLDQMREIADTPADAESEGVA from the coding sequence GTGAGCGATACGCCGGACAGCAGAGTGGAAGCGATCTCGGCCATGCTCGTCTCGAGCGCTGATCTGATGTGGCGACATCTCGCTGACCGCAAAGGCCTGAGCGCGAGCGCAACACTTGTTCTGGTGCGCCTCAACCGCGAGGGGCCTATGAGGGTCACCGCCCTGGCCGAGGCGGAAGGTGCGAGCCAGTCCGGCATGACGCAGCTTGTTCAGCGACTGGAACAGCAGGGACTGGTGGAACGGTGCGACGATCCCGACGACGGACGGGCATGCCTGGTCAAGGTCGGAGAAGGCGGCCGGCGGCTGTGGGATGAGCGCGCCGATATCCGAAAGCGGCGCATCGCCACGCTCCTGGCCGGACTGCCGGATGACGACCAGGTGACCCTGTGGCTCGCCGCACAGGTCGCGGCGCGACTGCTCGACCAGATGCGCGAGATCGCCGATACGCCGGCCGACGCCGAATCCGAGGGCGTTGCCTGA